From the Fibrobacter sp. UWH6 genome, the window TGATGTCCTTGGAGAAAGCCTTGGAGCCTTCCAGAGCAGCAGCACCGGCGGTGGGGCCGAATGCACGGAGACCGCGAGCGCGGAATTCGTCAACCACACCTGCTACCAGCGGAATTTCCGGTCCGATGATGGCCAGGTCGATGTTGTTAGCCACAGCCAGATCTGCAATAGCCTTGGGGTCAGCCACATCAACGGGGATGCACTTGCCCAGGTTTGCCATGCCAGGATTGCCCGGTGCGCAGATGAGAGAATCGCACATGGGGGACTTCTTAACAGCGAGGGCGATGGCGTGTTCACGACCGCCGCTACCGACTACGAGAATGTTCATACTAGACCTTGGTGGTTAGTGGTTAGTGTTTAGTGGTTAGTGGATGAATACGACACTAACTAATTTTCGGATATAAAGTAGAAAAAAAGCTGTCAGGAAATGTGGAAGGGGACTCGCAAAGGCTACAATGCTTTTACCTGTTCCTCGGTGAGATTCTGGTACTTAATGACCTTTTCCAAAGGAATATTGTCACGAAGCATCTCGCGAGCAGCCTGCAACTTCTCAGACAAAGCCTTTTGGCGTTCTTCCTTGCGGCCAATATCTTCGCCGTCGGCTTTACCCTGCAGGTACGAGCCTTCTTTTTCGTATGCGAGATCAGTCATGCCGTCGGCCTCCAGAAGAAAAACATCATTAGTGTACGAGGAAAAAGATACATCATTTGCAAACTCCCTGTCAAGGAGACCTTCGGCTTTTTCCTCCGTGATTTCCTTATCCTCCAAAATTTCGCGGAAGAGACGAAGCATGTCGGCTCGGCGGCTCCGTTCACGCTGTTCCAGCGGAGTACGGTCCTCAATAGCAAAGAACTTTTCCAATTCCACCAGGTTAACATCTAGTTTATCATAGTAAAACTTTTTGTTGCGAACCAATTCCAAAGTGTGGTAGTAATGGTCTCGGTCCAGGACGAACTGATCCTCGGTTAGGATACTCAGAATGTAGATGTGCGGCAGGTCGTAGGACTTGGATTTCTTCACGGTTCTACTGATTACACGGGATGTGTAGTA encodes:
- a CDS encoding PD-(D/E)XK nuclease family transposase, with product MNRKEFIAMAKDIKKNPDRLAHYRKIFKNVYPFSDGMIKILLANEAKPLRTVMFLNAMLGLEGDKAISKFSLGVQENPGVLNEKTAIFDIYGTTQVGEPVLIEVQQNYNQLFVDRLIYYTSRVISRTVKKSKSYDLPHIYILSILTEDQFVLDRDHYYHTLELVRNKKFYYDKLDVNLVELEKFFAIEDRTPLEQRERSRRADMLRLFREILEDKEITEEKAEGLLDREFANDVSFSSYTNDVFLLEADGMTDLAYEKEGSYLQGKADGEDIGRKEERQKALSEKLQAAREMLRDNIPLEKVIKYQNLTEEQVKAL